The nucleotide sequence TTCATCCAAATAAGCTTCGCTGGTAATCCAGCTGTTTGCGCCTGCATCCTCATATTCCAATTTATCTACAATTAAATCCTTATTTCTCACAAACCATTTTTTATCCGGATGTTCACGTTCAAGTCCGGCAACTAAAGCGTTTGTAGGGCAAACATCAACGCATCTTAGACATCCTTTGCAATGGTGATAATCTAAGCCCATATTAACCATAGCCGGTTTTTCTTTGTATGTGCCAGGCATAAACTGAAACACCATATCCGGGCATGTAGTGTCACATAAGCCGCAGTTTATACATTTTTCTTGAACAAATAAAGGAATATAACCTTCTCTGGAGGCTGACAGATCATTTGAAACAGTGCTGCCTATCCTATTATTGATACCTCCGATTGGTGCATTTTCATATCCCCAGCGATTTTCTGCTTCTTTATATTTTAGTGGTTCTATTTTATTATTACGCTCAAAAAACTTAGAAATCGTCTCATTATATCCGCGGCGTACACCATCAATATTTTTTTCGATTAAATTCGGATATTTTTTACCAATAGTTTCTTCAGTTATTTTTATAGCAGCGTCTAAAGGAACAAAGTTTGACGCTTTACATATTGCTCCAAGCATAACCATATTTATTCTAGTTTTACTTTCCATTGCTATCTTTTGTGCGTCTATACAAAATATCTCTCCGCAGCAAAGATTTAAAGCTTTTTGAATTTCTTCAGGAGAGCGTGAAGTGTTTATAACGACCTTTGATTTTTCGGTTAATCCGGCTGTTACGGGAACTTTACCTGTCATCGCCTCGTGAAAAAGCCCCAGTATATGCGGTGACTCTATCGGGCTATTAAGCTGAATCTCAACATCCGGCTCGCTCCATCGAATATGGGCTTTAACCGGTGAACCTCTTTTTTCTGAACCATAACTTGAAAAACTGGCAGCGTTCAGCTTAAGGCATGTAACGCCCAGCTCTCCCAACATTTTTCCGCAAAGATTAGCTCCCAGTCCGCCAATGCTCTCTAGTCGTATTTCATAGTAACCTCGGTCATTTTTAACAGGAAGTTTTTCTTGATCCATAATACCACCTAGCTTTCTTATAATCTATTGTTATTATTTCACAAGACATAAATTTTATGTAAATATATAAACTTAGAAAGAATAAATGATAATAGAAGAAGATGTATAAAAAAATCAAATTATATTTTGCTGTAAGTTGATGCATATAAGATTTAGTTATTAAATATAAAAAAGTCAGTTTCCTGTTTATGGAAACTGACTGTAGAAAAATATGATAGTAAGTTTTTTAACTAGATTTCTTTTTTTATTCCAATATCTTTTCTAAAGTGGGCA is from Monoglobus pectinilyticus and encodes:
- a CDS encoding 2-oxoacid:acceptor oxidoreductase family protein, with the protein product MDQEKLPVKNDRGYYEIRLESIGGLGANLCGKMLGELGVTCLKLNAASFSSYGSEKRGSPVKAHIRWSEPDVEIQLNSPIESPHILGLFHEAMTGKVPVTAGLTEKSKVVINTSRSPEEIQKALNLCCGEIFCIDAQKIAMESKTRINMVMLGAICKASNFVPLDAAIKITEETIGKKYPNLIEKNIDGVRRGYNETISKFFERNNKIEPLKYKEAENRWGYENAPIGGINNRIGSTVSNDLSASREGYIPLFVQEKCINCGLCDTTCPDMVFQFMPGTYKEKPAMVNMGLDYHHCKGCLRCVDVCPTNALVAGLEREHPDKKWFVRNKDLIVDKLEYEDAGANSWITSEAYLDEKRVDGGIV